In Belonocnema kinseyi isolate 2016_QV_RU_SX_M_011 chromosome 4, B_treatae_v1, whole genome shotgun sequence, a single window of DNA contains:
- the LOC117171775 gene encoding nuclear transcription factor Y subunit alpha-like, with product MKIVILLFAYVALLRFSSGALNNRQQHDPNQGLASLHPFYIPPASIIFIRRMRNGVNIPGHAVYGTLHHVPDHYLPADSNVPFGHAFVKIEEDNTFYARLMNDTRANNRNNNNNNRIHNRNNAIHNINNRNNNANNAPNEVPEYDCYIRRPPHRDLTATLFPVHEDGYENDHLPHVHYMDSGDINVVGELTR from the coding sequence gTGGCGCTTTGAATAATAGACAACAACATGATCCTAATCAAGGACTTGCAAGTCTCCATCCTTTTTATATTCCTCCAGCAAGCATAATTTTTATTCGGAGAATGAGAAACGGCGTCAATATACCTGGCCATGCAGTTTACGGAACTCTGCACCATGTGCCAGACCATTATCTTCCAGCAGATTCTAATGTACCATTCGGGCacgcttttgtaaaaattgaagaaGACAATACTTTCTATGCACGTCTTATGAATGACACCCGTGCAAATAAccgcaataataataataataatagaatacaTAATAGAAATAATGCGatacataatataaataataggAATAATAATGCGAATAATGCTCCTAACGAAGTTCCAGAATACGACTGTTATATAAGAAGGCCACCTCATCGTGATTTGACAGCTACACTTTTTCCTGTACACGAGGATGGTTACGAGAATGATCATCTCCCTCACGTTCATTATATGGATTCTGGCGACATTAATGTTGTGGGAGAATTAACACGTTAA